In the Ptychodera flava strain L36383 unplaced genomic scaffold, AS_Pfla_20210202 Scaffold_29__1_contigs__length_4469600_pilon, whole genome shotgun sequence genome, one interval contains:
- the LOC139127145 gene encoding uncharacterized protein — MDVRSLDYKLALTKLRNLGNHKHNCRVFRQGYGTLLVNYRPSRSDRPAKAEDYGPCEFCYATMVRADLYKHKCLLKPKSDGKMKRPNIAANSKLLLPPPKGASAQLNTVLCGLVEDQISRVVKSDHLILCLGEKLYNKMGHNKERHQEIRTKLREMGRLLIQLRISSGNPSAGLDVFINNVHFQLVVAAAKIVAGFNEDTHQYAIPSLALKLGHSLGKCAVILKGKALEKGDEVKTKQADRFSQLCEMNWSDEVSVHARRTLHDKKLNSVKVIPLTEDAMRLDKYLKIVEAREVARLTKDNRAVNSWVMLNEAVLAQIILFNRRRQGEASRLSTVDFDKRSNNQPDKVVLNSLSPLEQRLCRAFYRVEVIGKRGRIVPILLTEKLTQSVLLLNKTRESVGVNPQNMYVFARAYYASLGHIRGSDCIRKFANECGALCPELLTSTGLRKNMATISQIVNLKENEMDILASFLGHDIRVHREYYRLPQDTMQVAKVSKLLLAVENGLLKAGTSLDDIDLEEECCEW; from the exons ATGGATGTCAGAAGTCTCGATTACAAATTGGCCTTAACAAAATTGAGGAATTTAGGTAATCACAAACACAATTGCCGTGTTTTTAGACAGGGTTACGGAACATTATTAGTGAACTACAGGCCCAGTAGGAGTGACAGACCAGCTAAAGCAGAGGATTATGGGCCCTGTGAATTCTGCTATGCCACAATGGTAAGGGCTGATTTATACAAGCATAAGTGTCTACTAAAACCAAAATCAGACGGAAAGATGAAGCGACCAAATATTGCAGCAAACAGTAAACTACTTCTGCCCCCTCCTAAAGGTGCAAGTGCACAGTTGAATACTGTGTTGTGTGGTCTTGTAGAAGATCAGATATCAAGAGTTGTAAAAAGTGATCATCTTATCTTATGTCTTGGAGAGAAATTGTACAACAAAATGGGACACAACAAAGAACGACACCAAGAGATCAGAACAAAACTGCGAGAGATGGGAAGATTGTTGATCCAGTTGCGTATTTCCAGTGGCAACCCCTCTGCAGGACTTGATGTGTTCATTAATAATGTACACTTCCAGCTTGTTGTTGCTGCAGCAAAGATTGTTGCTGGTTTCAATGAAGACACCCACCAATATGCAATCCCTTCTCTCGCGCTGAAATTGGGACACAGTCTTGGTAAATGCGCTGTAATACTCAAGGGCAAAGCTTTGGAAAAGGGTGACGAGGTGAAAACTAAACAGGCAGACCGCTTTTCCCAACTATGTGAAATGAACTGGTCTGACGAGGTGTCAGTGCATGCCAGAAGAACACTGCATGACAAGAAGTTGAATTCTGTCAAGGTAATTCCTCTCACTGAAGATGCAATGAGACTTGACAAATATCTAAAGATTGTTGAAGCAAGAGAAGTGGCCAGGCTGACCAAGGATAATAGAGCAGTTAATTCATGGGTGATGTTAAATGAAGCTGTCCTTGCGCAGATCATTCTATTCAATCGTAGACGTCAAGGAGAAGCGTCACGTTTAAGTACTGTTGACTTCGACAAAAGGAGCAACAATCAACCAGACAAAGTTGTGTTGAACAGCCTCAGCCCATTGGAACAGAGATTGTGCAGAGCCTTTTATCGTGTTGAGGTTATTGGTAAACGGGGGCGTATTGTGCCCATTCTGTTAACAGAAAAGTTGACTCAGTCGGTACTGCTGCTCAACAAAACTCGTGAGTCTGTTGGAGTAAACCCACAAAATATGTATGTGTTTGCTCGTGCTTACTATGCTTCTCTTGGTCATATCAGAGGATCAGATTGCATCCGCAAGTTTGCCAATGAATGCGGTGCCTTGTGTCCAGAACTCTTAACATCTACTGGTTTGCGGAAGAATATGGCCACCATATCGCAGATTGTGAATTTGAAGGAAAATGAAATGGACATCTTGGCCTCTTTCCTAGGACACGATATCCGAGTCCACCGAGAGTATTACAGATTGCCCCAGGATACCATGCAGGTGGCAAAGGTCTCCAAGCTGCTGCTTGCTGTGGAAAATGGTTTATTGAAAGCAGGGACTAGCCTGGATGATATTGACCTGGAGGAAG AGTGTTGTGAATGGTAA
- the LOC139127157 gene encoding streptococcal hemagglutinin-like isoform X2 has product MSCKPRVMTRRQRASPEITPYDQAQSCVTRGADLPKEGRFEVRFINTVKGKGVFAVRNFKKGDYLMWYDGERLTGKEAAEREDVYDRTGDGSYMYFFKEKGKQVVIDATRTDTIARYINDEHKKPNCTVKKIADMTGTEHLCLFAIRDIHVNDEIHYNYGEGLDLPWRKEKTVLDPLSAVSQGSDAVSGAKDAAVYQGSDAVSGVKGAAVSQVSDAVSGAKDAAVSQGSDAVSGAKDAAVSQGSDAVSGAKDAAVSQGSDAVSGAKDAAVSQGSDAVSGAKDAAVSQGSDAVSGAKDAAVSQVSDAVSGVKGAAVSQGSGAVSGAKDAMLVGTNLTSQEMELLEYFANEIGSKLQSSFTNETTHVIVKTDSNLVCERTLKYFFGIAARKWVVSFNWILACVEEGRVIPEEQYEVCGDVVNGHNHKGPLKARLTTNKLLFQDYEICCVGSVLGISKDQLNWILQLSGADIITNPSLFSNDQSKKHVIIMDPDADDDMPDTIDCNSKSVLVASIPWIFDSVSQYSLQLISPYLLFDIKDTHVDDSNKSGSPSLESESFEEWSDDDSDWLPAKDGYVSTSDDNDNSESSSGKVPKRKFLFPALSCINENNKDMTAPPQKKIILDSKSATETADRQTLDSVSHAKVASVPQDSDSVSMSEVAAVPQDSDSVSMSEVAAVPQDSDSVSMSEVAAVPQGSDSVSMSEVAAVPQGLQVSDTVSSKNFADPQILNSVSHAKVAAVSQDSGSASVSEVNAVSQDSGSASVSKVAAVSQDSGSASVSKVGAVSQDSGSASVSKVGAVSQDSGSASVSKVGAVSQDSGSASVSKVAAVSQDSGSASVSKVAAVSQDSGSASVSKVGAVSQDSGSASVSKVAAVSQDSGSASVSKVAAVSQDSGSASVSKVAAVSQDSGSASVSKVAAVSQDSGSASVSKVAAVSQDSGSASVSKVAGVSQGFKCQTLYLVLKYLVFHKRKRPSIPHLLITVCLNLVTQQLFHKIKFLFLQQIILMENVCGIKGITVYIVRRCKRNSQDT; this is encoded by the exons ACAAGGCGTCAGAGGGCATCTCCAGAAATCACTCCATATGACCAAGCGCAGAGTTGTGTCACGAGAGGTGCTGACCTGCCAAAGGAGGGGCGGTTCGAAGTACGTTTTATAAACACTGTTAAAG GCAAGGGTGTGTTTGCAGTCCGAAATTTCAAAAAGGGGGATTATTTGATGTGGTATGATGGAGAGAGGTTGACTGGAAAAGAGGCTGCTGAAAGAGAGGATGTTTATGACCGAACAGGCGATGgatcatacatgtattttttcaagGAAAAGGGCAAACAGGTGGT TATTGATGCCACAAGAACAGATACTATTGCCAGATACATCAATGATGAACACAAAAAGCCAAATTGTACAGTGAAGAAGATTGCTGATATGACAGGAACTGAACACCTTTGCCTGTTTGCCATCAgagacatacatgtaaatgacgAGATTCACTATAATTACGGAGAAGGTTTAGACCTGCCATGGAGAAAG GAGAAAACTGTGCTGGACCCGTTATCTGCTGTTTCTCAAGGTTCAGACGCTGTATCTGGAGCCAAAGATGCTGCTGTTTATCAAGGGTCAGACGCTGTATCTGGTGTCAAAGGTGCTGCTGTTTCTCAAGTGTCAGACGCTGTATCTGGAGCCAAAGATGCTGCTGTTTCTCAAGGGTCAGACGCTGTATCTGGAGCCAAAGATGCTGCTGTTTCTCAAGGGTCAGACGCTGTATCTGGAGCCAAAGATGCTGCTGTTTCTCAAGGGTCAGACGCTGTATCTGGAGCCAAAGATGCTGCTGTTTCTCAAGGGTCAGACGCTGTATCTGGAGCCAAAGATGCTGCTGTTTCTCAAGGGTCAGACGCTGTATCTGGAGCCAAAGATGCTGCTGTTTCTCAAGTGTCAGACGCTGTATCTGGTGTAAAAGGTGCTGCTGTTTCTCAAGGGTCAGGCGCTGTATCTGGAGCCAAAGATGCTATGCTTGTTGGTACAAATTTGACCAGTCAGGAAATG GAACTGCTAGAGTattttgcaaatgaaattggATCAAAGCTGCAATCATCGTTCACAAATGAGACAACACATGTGATTGTCAAAACAG ATTCTAATCTTGTTTGTGAAAGGACGCTTAAATACTTCTTTGGAATTGCAGCACGCAAATGGGTCGTCAGCTTCAATT GGATTCTAGCATGTGTAGAGGAAGGTCGTGTTATCCCCGAAGAACAGTATGAGGTTTGTGGTGATGTTGTTAATGGACATAACCATAAAGGGCCTCTGAAAGCCAGACTGACTACAAACAAATTACTGTTTCAAGACTATGAAATATGCTGTGTGGGCTCAGTGCTGGGAATAAGTAAAG ATCAATTAAATTGGATACTACAATTGAGTGGTGCTGATATAATCACCAACCCATCTTTGTTTAGCAATGATCAAAGCAAAAAACATGTCATTATCATGGACCctgatgctgatgatgatatGCCCGATACCATCGATTGCAATA GTAAATCTGTGTTGGTGGCCAGTATACCATGGATATTTGATAGTGTATCTCAGTACAGTCTTCAGCTCATCTCGCCGTATCTATTGTTTGATATCAAAGATACCCATGTAGATGACAGCAATAAATCAG GTTCCCCCTCACTCGAATCTGAATCATTCGAAGAGTGGTctgatgatgatagtgattGGCTACCAGCAAAAGATGGTTATGTTTCCACTTCTGATGACAATGACAACAGTGAATCTTCATCTGGCAAAGTTCCGAAACGGAAGTTCTTGTTCCCAGCACTTTCTTgtattaatgaaaataataaagatATGACTGCTCCCCCTcagaagaaaattattttggatTCTAAATCTGCTACAGAAACTGCTGATCGTCAAACTTTAGATTCTGTATCTCATGCCAAAGTTGCTTCTGTTCCTCAAGATTCAGACTCTGTATCTATGTCTGAGGTTGCTGCTGTCCCTCAAGATTCAGACTCTGTATCTATGTCTGAGGTTGCTGCTGTCCCTCAAGATTCAGACTCTGTATCTATGTCTGAAGTTGCTGCTGTCCCTCAAGGTTCAGACTCTGTATCTATGTCTGAAGTTGCTGCTGTCCCTCAAGGCCTTCAAGTGTCAGACACTGTATCCAGTAAAAACTTTGCCGATCCGCAAATTTTAAATTCTGTATCTCATGCCAAAGTTGCTGCTGTTTCTCAAGATTCAGGCTCTGCATCTGTTTCCGAAGTTAATGCTGTTTCTCAAGATTCAGGCTCTGCATCTGTTTCCAAAGTTGCTGCTGTTTCTCAAGATTCAGGCTCTGCATCTGTTTCCAAAGTTGGTGCTGTTTCTCAAGATTCAGGCTCTGCATCTGTTTCCAAAGTTGGTGCTGTTTCTCAAGATTCAGGCTCTGCATCTGTTTCCAAAGTTGGTGCTGTTTCTCAAGATTCAGGCTCTGCATCTGTTTCCAAAGTTGCTGCTGTTTCTCAAGATTCAGGCTCTGCATCTGTTTCCAAAGTTGCTGCTGTTTCTCAAGATTCAGGCTCTGCATCTGTTTCCAAAGTTGGTGCTGTTTCTCAAGATTCAGGCTCTGCATCTGTTTCCAAAGTTGCTGCTGTTTCTCAAGATTCAGGCTCTGCATCTGTTTCCAAAGTTGCTGCTGTTTCTCAAGATTCAGGCTCTGCATCTGTTTCCAAAGTTGCTGCTGTTTCTCAAGATTCAGGCTCTGCATCTGTTTCCAAAGTTGCTGCTGTTTCTCAAGATTCAGGCTCTGCATCTGTTTCCAAAGTTGCTGCTGTTTCTCAAGATTCAGGCTCTGCATCTGTTTCCAAAGTTGCTGGTGTTTCTCAAGGCTTCAAGTGTCAGACTCTGTATCTGGTATTGAAGTATCTGGTGTTTCACAAGAGAAAACGGCCCTCAATTCCACATTTGCTGATAACAGTTTGCCTCAACCTTGTGACCCAACAACTGTTCCACAAGATAAAATTTTTGTTTCTACAACAAATAATACTGATGGAAAACGTGTGTGGGATAAAAGGTATTACTGTTTATATTGTGAGAAGGTGCAAGCGAAACTCCCAAGACACTTGA
- the LOC139127157 gene encoding streptococcal hemagglutinin-like isoform X1 produces the protein MSCMVQPSYVCHAEYDYECEEKLCTRQVGPPACNEPAPTFPAQQLDSALAVDDLRFGNQLKIEMSCKPRVMTRRQRASPEITPYDQAQSCVTRGADLPKEGRFEVRFINTVKGKGVFAVRNFKKGDYLMWYDGERLTGKEAAEREDVYDRTGDGSYMYFFKEKGKQVVIDATRTDTIARYINDEHKKPNCTVKKIADMTGTEHLCLFAIRDIHVNDEIHYNYGEGLDLPWRKEKTVLDPLSAVSQGSDAVSGAKDAAVYQGSDAVSGVKGAAVSQVSDAVSGAKDAAVSQGSDAVSGAKDAAVSQGSDAVSGAKDAAVSQGSDAVSGAKDAAVSQGSDAVSGAKDAAVSQGSDAVSGAKDAAVSQVSDAVSGVKGAAVSQGSGAVSGAKDAMLVGTNLTSQEMELLEYFANEIGSKLQSSFTNETTHVIVKTDSNLVCERTLKYFFGIAARKWVVSFNWILACVEEGRVIPEEQYEVCGDVVNGHNHKGPLKARLTTNKLLFQDYEICCVGSVLGISKDQLNWILQLSGADIITNPSLFSNDQSKKHVIIMDPDADDDMPDTIDCNSKSVLVASIPWIFDSVSQYSLQLISPYLLFDIKDTHVDDSNKSGSPSLESESFEEWSDDDSDWLPAKDGYVSTSDDNDNSESSSGKVPKRKFLFPALSCINENNKDMTAPPQKKIILDSKSATETADRQTLDSVSHAKVASVPQDSDSVSMSEVAAVPQDSDSVSMSEVAAVPQDSDSVSMSEVAAVPQGSDSVSMSEVAAVPQGLQVSDTVSSKNFADPQILNSVSHAKVAAVSQDSGSASVSEVNAVSQDSGSASVSKVAAVSQDSGSASVSKVGAVSQDSGSASVSKVGAVSQDSGSASVSKVGAVSQDSGSASVSKVAAVSQDSGSASVSKVAAVSQDSGSASVSKVGAVSQDSGSASVSKVAAVSQDSGSASVSKVAAVSQDSGSASVSKVAAVSQDSGSASVSKVAAVSQDSGSASVSKVAAVSQDSGSASVSKVAGVSQGFKCQTLYLVLKYLVFHKRKRPSIPHLLITVCLNLVTQQLFHKIKFLFLQQIILMENVCGIKGITVYIVRRCKRNSQDT, from the exons ACAAGGCGTCAGAGGGCATCTCCAGAAATCACTCCATATGACCAAGCGCAGAGTTGTGTCACGAGAGGTGCTGACCTGCCAAAGGAGGGGCGGTTCGAAGTACGTTTTATAAACACTGTTAAAG GCAAGGGTGTGTTTGCAGTCCGAAATTTCAAAAAGGGGGATTATTTGATGTGGTATGATGGAGAGAGGTTGACTGGAAAAGAGGCTGCTGAAAGAGAGGATGTTTATGACCGAACAGGCGATGgatcatacatgtattttttcaagGAAAAGGGCAAACAGGTGGT TATTGATGCCACAAGAACAGATACTATTGCCAGATACATCAATGATGAACACAAAAAGCCAAATTGTACAGTGAAGAAGATTGCTGATATGACAGGAACTGAACACCTTTGCCTGTTTGCCATCAgagacatacatgtaaatgacgAGATTCACTATAATTACGGAGAAGGTTTAGACCTGCCATGGAGAAAG GAGAAAACTGTGCTGGACCCGTTATCTGCTGTTTCTCAAGGTTCAGACGCTGTATCTGGAGCCAAAGATGCTGCTGTTTATCAAGGGTCAGACGCTGTATCTGGTGTCAAAGGTGCTGCTGTTTCTCAAGTGTCAGACGCTGTATCTGGAGCCAAAGATGCTGCTGTTTCTCAAGGGTCAGACGCTGTATCTGGAGCCAAAGATGCTGCTGTTTCTCAAGGGTCAGACGCTGTATCTGGAGCCAAAGATGCTGCTGTTTCTCAAGGGTCAGACGCTGTATCTGGAGCCAAAGATGCTGCTGTTTCTCAAGGGTCAGACGCTGTATCTGGAGCCAAAGATGCTGCTGTTTCTCAAGGGTCAGACGCTGTATCTGGAGCCAAAGATGCTGCTGTTTCTCAAGTGTCAGACGCTGTATCTGGTGTAAAAGGTGCTGCTGTTTCTCAAGGGTCAGGCGCTGTATCTGGAGCCAAAGATGCTATGCTTGTTGGTACAAATTTGACCAGTCAGGAAATG GAACTGCTAGAGTattttgcaaatgaaattggATCAAAGCTGCAATCATCGTTCACAAATGAGACAACACATGTGATTGTCAAAACAG ATTCTAATCTTGTTTGTGAAAGGACGCTTAAATACTTCTTTGGAATTGCAGCACGCAAATGGGTCGTCAGCTTCAATT GGATTCTAGCATGTGTAGAGGAAGGTCGTGTTATCCCCGAAGAACAGTATGAGGTTTGTGGTGATGTTGTTAATGGACATAACCATAAAGGGCCTCTGAAAGCCAGACTGACTACAAACAAATTACTGTTTCAAGACTATGAAATATGCTGTGTGGGCTCAGTGCTGGGAATAAGTAAAG ATCAATTAAATTGGATACTACAATTGAGTGGTGCTGATATAATCACCAACCCATCTTTGTTTAGCAATGATCAAAGCAAAAAACATGTCATTATCATGGACCctgatgctgatgatgatatGCCCGATACCATCGATTGCAATA GTAAATCTGTGTTGGTGGCCAGTATACCATGGATATTTGATAGTGTATCTCAGTACAGTCTTCAGCTCATCTCGCCGTATCTATTGTTTGATATCAAAGATACCCATGTAGATGACAGCAATAAATCAG GTTCCCCCTCACTCGAATCTGAATCATTCGAAGAGTGGTctgatgatgatagtgattGGCTACCAGCAAAAGATGGTTATGTTTCCACTTCTGATGACAATGACAACAGTGAATCTTCATCTGGCAAAGTTCCGAAACGGAAGTTCTTGTTCCCAGCACTTTCTTgtattaatgaaaataataaagatATGACTGCTCCCCCTcagaagaaaattattttggatTCTAAATCTGCTACAGAAACTGCTGATCGTCAAACTTTAGATTCTGTATCTCATGCCAAAGTTGCTTCTGTTCCTCAAGATTCAGACTCTGTATCTATGTCTGAGGTTGCTGCTGTCCCTCAAGATTCAGACTCTGTATCTATGTCTGAGGTTGCTGCTGTCCCTCAAGATTCAGACTCTGTATCTATGTCTGAAGTTGCTGCTGTCCCTCAAGGTTCAGACTCTGTATCTATGTCTGAAGTTGCTGCTGTCCCTCAAGGCCTTCAAGTGTCAGACACTGTATCCAGTAAAAACTTTGCCGATCCGCAAATTTTAAATTCTGTATCTCATGCCAAAGTTGCTGCTGTTTCTCAAGATTCAGGCTCTGCATCTGTTTCCGAAGTTAATGCTGTTTCTCAAGATTCAGGCTCTGCATCTGTTTCCAAAGTTGCTGCTGTTTCTCAAGATTCAGGCTCTGCATCTGTTTCCAAAGTTGGTGCTGTTTCTCAAGATTCAGGCTCTGCATCTGTTTCCAAAGTTGGTGCTGTTTCTCAAGATTCAGGCTCTGCATCTGTTTCCAAAGTTGGTGCTGTTTCTCAAGATTCAGGCTCTGCATCTGTTTCCAAAGTTGCTGCTGTTTCTCAAGATTCAGGCTCTGCATCTGTTTCCAAAGTTGCTGCTGTTTCTCAAGATTCAGGCTCTGCATCTGTTTCCAAAGTTGGTGCTGTTTCTCAAGATTCAGGCTCTGCATCTGTTTCCAAAGTTGCTGCTGTTTCTCAAGATTCAGGCTCTGCATCTGTTTCCAAAGTTGCTGCTGTTTCTCAAGATTCAGGCTCTGCATCTGTTTCCAAAGTTGCTGCTGTTTCTCAAGATTCAGGCTCTGCATCTGTTTCCAAAGTTGCTGCTGTTTCTCAAGATTCAGGCTCTGCATCTGTTTCCAAAGTTGCTGCTGTTTCTCAAGATTCAGGCTCTGCATCTGTTTCCAAAGTTGCTGGTGTTTCTCAAGGCTTCAAGTGTCAGACTCTGTATCTGGTATTGAAGTATCTGGTGTTTCACAAGAGAAAACGGCCCTCAATTCCACATTTGCTGATAACAGTTTGCCTCAACCTTGTGACCCAACAACTGTTCCACAAGATAAAATTTTTGTTTCTACAACAAATAATACTGATGGAAAACGTGTGTGGGATAAAAGGTATTACTGTTTATATTGTGAGAAGGTGCAAGCGAAACTCCCAAGACACTTGA